The genomic region TATGAGTATAAAAAAAAGTCAAAAAAAGAGTTGTCCCATCGTCATAAGTTTGACGTTAGGGACAGCTCTTTCTATTTCGTGTGTCATGTGTAGTGTTGTCCAAGATGGTTAGTGAGGTCACTAGTTTGCAGCAAGTATCTTGATGCAAGTATTTCGCCTAGTTAAAAATCAGACTCTAAAACCGCAAACCGCAAACCCGAAAACGCAAACTCGTAACTCAGTAAGGCTTTTACAGATCTTGCTGGAAGTAGAGATTTAGCTTAATAGGTACGGGGGAGTTAAAGAACAGACTCCGATTTATGAGCCTTCTGAATACAACCTTTACTAACCAGAAGTAACCAAACTCTTAAAAAACAAGACGTTAGAACACGATCATCATCCTGGCTAGCTAAAAAGTTTGTCTCCCCGAATGTACCCTGTACAGGACTCTAACGAACCGAGCGCACGCTATTCACTGGAAATCCGCACTCACCAATTTCTAACGAATCGTAGAATCGTTATTGTGCTTGAGTGTGAGAGTTTATCGGCAATTTGAACGAGATTTAGCCGAATAAGGTGTCTGAGATTCGTTAGAATTCTCAAATCACGTTATTCGGCTAAATAAGATGTGTTGGGTTCGTTAGATATACAACGAATAAATGTATCTCAAATAAAAACTTTGTTAGATTCGCAACAGATCAAGGTTGAACTCGGGGACGAGTCCTTCTTTCATGGCACGACCAAGCAGTGCAGTGATTGCACCGTAACCATCATCGCCCAGATTAGCGCTGAACTCGTTAACGTAAAGGCCGATATGCTGTGCAGCTACGTCAGGGTCCATTTCTTGGGCATGTTCCATAACGTATGCTCTCGACTCATCCGGGTGCGCCCATGCATATTCAACCGAGGCGCGTGCCCATCCGGCGAGGGCATGAGCATCCATATTGCGACGTGCGATAATCGCTCCAAGCGGAATTGGAAGACCCGTATCACTTTCCCACCAGTTACCGAGATCTGTCATCAGTTTGAGGTCATAGTTCTGGTATGTGAAGCGTGCTTCATGGATGACAAGTCCGGCATCGATTTTGCCGTCACGAACAGCAGGCATAATCTGGTCGAATGGCATGACGACAATTTCGCCTACGCCGCCAGGAACATTTTGAGCTGCCCACAGACGGAACAACAGATATGCTGTCGAGCGCTCGCTTGGTACAGCAACTCGTCGTCCAGACAGATAGCCAGGATCGGTCGTGCCATTTGCGGTCAGAACCAGCGGACCGCATCCTCTGCCGAGTGCGCCTCCAGCAGGAAGCAGAGCATAGTCAGATAGCACGTACGGCAGCGCTGCATAAGATATTTTCATCACTTCAGGTGTATCGGGTCCATCGGGATTTGCCGCCAGACCATTGGTAATATCAATATCAGCATAACGGACATCCAGCTCAGGTGCGCCCGGGATCAACCCATGCACCCACGCGTGAAAGATAAATGTATCATTTGGACAAGGGGAAAATGCAATTTTCATGATGTAATAACCTCCCGTAAAATGGAACTTGCAGCCTGAAGCGCATCGAGGGCATCCTTGATGCGCCAAGCGTCGCGGTCGCGTGGACCGACCGCGTTGGATATAGCCCGCAGTTCGAGTGCTGGCACGCCGAACTGCTGGGCAGCTGTTGCCACGCCGAAGCCTTCCATGCCTTCGGCGGCGGCATCCGGCACGCGGCGCAATAGCTCCGCAGCCGTCTCCGCTGTTCCGGTCGCCGTAGACACGGTGACCGCAGTGCCTCCGCTGACAGCGAGCCCAGCCCGCTGCAGCTCATGGCGCAAGCGAGCGGCAAGCTCCGCGTCCGCCGCCACAATGGACGAGCCGAATCCGAGCTCGTCCACACTAAGGAAGCCGTCTGGCGTCTGCGAGCCCAGATCGGCGGCAACCATGGCGTCGGCTACCACGAGGGAGCCGACGTCTGCCCGGCCGGGGAACCCGCCGCCGATGCCGGCACTGATCACCAGCATGTAGGCTGGTGAACTTCCGGCTCCGGCAAGGGGCCCCGGCCTTGAAGATGTGGCAGATGTCTGTGCCACATCGGATGTGCTTGGCGCGGTGGAACCCTGCGCCAGCGCCTTAGTGCTCGCAGCCGCTACGGCATATGCCAATGTAGCGGCTGTTCCGGCTGCGGCCGAGGCTGGGCCAACGCCAGCAGCGATGACGTCAAAACGTTCTGCGGCCGTGTCTCCCAAACCGCGAAGGACCGCATCTTTTTCCGC from Paenibacillus sp. FSL R5-0341 harbors:
- a CDS encoding futalosine hydrolase, whose translation is MSPVQANSSQRVLIVTAVDAEKDAVLRGLGDTAAERFDVIAAGVGPASAAAGTAATLAYAVAAASTKALAQGSTAPSTSDVAQTSATSSRPGPLAGAGSSPAYMLVISAGIGGGFPGRADVGSLVVADAMVAADLGSQTPDGFLSVDELGFGSSIVAADAELAARLRHELQRAGLAVSGGTAVTVSTATGTAETAAELLRRVPDAAAEGMEGFGVATAAQQFGVPALELRAISNAVGPRDRDAWRIKDALDALQAASSILREVITS
- a CDS encoding 1,4-dihydroxy-6-naphthoate synthase, with protein sequence MKIAFSPCPNDTFIFHAWVHGLIPGAPELDVRYADIDITNGLAANPDGPDTPEVMKISYAALPYVLSDYALLPAGGALGRGCGPLVLTANGTTDPGYLSGRRVAVPSERSTAYLLFRLWAAQNVPGGVGEIVVMPFDQIMPAVRDGKIDAGLVIHEARFTYQNYDLKLMTDLGNWWESDTGLPIPLGAIIARRNMDAHALAGWARASVEYAWAHPDESRAYVMEHAQEMDPDVAAQHIGLYVNEFSANLGDDGYGAITALLGRAMKEGLVPEFNLDLLRI